A single region of the Plasmodium malariae genome assembly, chromosome: 7 genome encodes:
- the PmUG01_07045100 gene encoding conserved Plasmodium protein, unknown function — MVGIIIFFLLFLVSCCKILLCRGNEKVKKLECQGIFIYNERTEVKNKREKEYLIGDRIPYFIIYKSESGGIYNSNEHFNGLSIFLKEKVKNYEQGKEKVFNNFLYKIYYSSEVFSPQYYEVYTNGDLFTSVSSRQKDNMMKLKKERENKFIERHIFVLKKNMNSLYVSSTSFDKLYEDCSFVDLTGMHILKGRINGAGSPNGAYRTDGQRRASGKINKNCLSHKYILLEWLNESNLIVSNITLSKLTDNRKYLYEGKKDKAGAIYTEKEDEQYIWVFMYISKTDLMKAFFDYHLKLFFLRIVKRKNDNISMLFKFFLANNIIRNVFVKSFTEKREYNTNEKEKMREKKNIYTSSSFNTKYVFHISFNMYTRNYKSVECLSFFFSKFHCYDKQNKNFFMNSFVNNTLYSYLEDTEEEVQYENNTYTNGMEKNLLLLAYIYSSVSSINKENCNKCVKRKINFSFFNYDIENFPLLFQDHLYSQEDFIIYKEIENKIISKKSIFNVLVHKEITSEGINKNAKTNVVVQMEKNSPIRNMSFLNNCKIVMIDLYSNNIIIDKEKVRNKLKLTFSDVENCKDKSSHIIAKYDGGNLINNVNHLHMFHRLYVRLSLHMSDIAHHYRCNSVNEEKASFDAPWKKEYIQYGSGQNGYIATGGATDEEEEDIKGRNTRRNRRKYTNYLCGEHFAFSYDTLLSGRYVTPCHGEYLELDMKNDSEYQCTDYDIVSISNAKPFLNCMHDKDNPIDKEEYKHGNFTIYADEQTVYIRDIENIVATHTADFYIYLQENAFYSLIYPKNAEIKKQTNNNDLDSMKNTPFEKKKRKKKKEKKEKEEDEPQPNDGHTSETDISLLKHFIYVKTINYCGKKHKIVNYNKIHANEKFKYNVLEANDIQKLNIPIYYSLLCTQKHYSDVIYVYSFPRGNDSYQFILYLSSLTSAFLILFTFYLSYKFA; from the coding sequence ATGGTtggaattattattttttttcttctattccTAGTTAGTTGTTGTAAGATATTACTATGTAGaggaaatgaaaaagtaaagaaGTTAGAATGTCAaggcatttttatttataacgaAAGAACAGAAGTGAAgaataaaagagaaaaagaatatttaattgGTGACAGAATaccttattttataatttataaaagtgAAAGTGGTGGGATTTACAACTCAAATGAGCATTTCAATGggttatcaatttttttgaaggaaaaagtaaaaaattatgaacaaggAAAGGAAAAAGTGTTTAAcaactttttatataaaatatattattcttctGAGGTTTTTTCACCACAGTATTATGAAGTGTACACCAATGGGGACCTGTTTACATCAGTTAGTAGTAGACAAAAGGATAACATGATGAAattgaaaaaggaaagagagaataaatttatcgaaagacatatttttgttttaaaaaaaaatatgaacagctTGTATGTAAGCAGTACTTCGTTTGATAAGTTGTACGAGGATTGTTCATTTGTGGACTTAACTGGTATGCACATATTGAAGGGACGTATTAATGGGGCAGGTAGTCCCAATGGTGCATATAGAACAGATGGACAACGAAGGGCAagtggaaaaataaataaaaactgtCTTTcgcacaaatatattttacttgaATGGTTGAACGAAAGTAACTTGATAGTAAGTAACATTACATTAAGCAAATTGACAGATAACAGAAAATATTTGTACGAAGGGAAGAAAGACAAGGCGGGAGCAATTTATACAGAGAAAGAGGATGAACAGTACATTTGGGTTTTCATGTACATATCAAAGACAGATTTAATGAAAGCATTTTTTGATTATCACTTGAAATTGTTCTTCCTTCGAATAGTGAAAAGGAAGAATGACAATATTTCAATGCTTTTTAAGTTTTTCCTTGCAAATAACATCATAAGAAATGTATTTGTGAAAAGCTTCACAGAAAAGAGGGAGTACAATacaaatgaaaaggaaaaaatgagggaaaaaaaaaatatatatacatcatcttcatttaatacaaaatacgtatttcatatttcttttaatatgtatacaagAAATTACAAAAGTGTTGAAtgtttgtctttttttttttcgaaattTCATTGTTatgataaacaaaataaaaatttttttatgaacagcTTTGTAAATAATACACTATATTCCTATTTAGAGGATACTGAAGAAGAAGTACAATATGAAAACAATACATACACAAAtggaatggaaaaaaatcTTTTGTTGCtcgcttatatatattcctctGTTAGTAGCATTAATAAGGAAAATTGTAACAAGTgtgtaaaaagaaaaataaatttttcttttttcaattacGATATTGAAAATTTCCCCTTACTTTTTCAAGATCATCTGTACAGTCAGGAagattttataatttataaagaaatagagaataaaattatttcaaaaaaaagtatatttaatgTACTTGTTCATAAAGAAATAACAAGTGAAggtattaacaaaaatgcGAAAACGAATGTAGTTGTACAGATGGAGAAAAATAGTCCTATCCGAAATATgtcctttttaaataattgtaaaatagTAATGATAGATTTATATTCaaacaatattattatagaCAAAGAGAAGGTTAGAAACAAATTGAAGCTAACTTTTTCCGATGTTGAAAATTGTAAAGATAAATCATCTCATATTATTGCAAAGTATGATGGTggaaatttaattaataacgTTAATCACCTACATATGTTTCATCGTTTATATGTTCGACTGTCCTTACACATGAGCGATATAGCACACCATTATCGTTGTAACAGTGTTAATGAAGAAAAGGCCAGTTTTGATGCACCGTGGAAAAAAGAGTATATCCAATATGGGAGTGGGCAAAATGGTTACATTGCTACTGGTGGTGCTACAGATGAGGAAGAGGAAGACATAAAAGGAAGGAATACACGGAGAAATAGAAGGAAATACACAAATTATCTATGTGGTGAGCACTTTGCTTTTTCTTACGACACATTACTTAGCGGTCGATATGTTACACCCTGCCACGGAGAATACCTAGAACTAGACATGAAGAACGATAGTGAGTATCAATGCACGGACTACGATATAGTGTCCATTTCAAATGCGAAACCTTTTCTAAATTGCATGCATGATAAGGATAATCCGATAGATAAGGAAGAATACAAACATGGTAATTTTACCATATATGCGGATGAACAGACTGTTTACATACGTGATATTGAAAACATTGTAGCTACCCATACTGCggatttttatatatacttgcaAGAAAATGCCTTTTATTCTCTCATTTATCCGAAGAATGCAGAAATTAAGAAGCAgacaaataataatgatcTTGATAGTATGAAAAATACtccttttgaaaaaaaaaaaagaaaaaaaaaaaaggaaaaaaaagagaaagaggAAGACGAACCTCAACCGAATGATGGACATACTAGTGAAACTGATATATCCCTTcttaaacattttatttatgtaaaaacaataaattattgTGGTAAAAAGCACAAAATAGTGAATTATAACAAAATCCATGcgaatgaaaaatttaagtaCAACGTTTTGGAGGCGAACGATATacaaaaattgaatatacctatatattaCAGTTTGCTTTGCACGCAAAAACATTATTCCGatgttatttatgtttattccTTTCCTAGAGGGAACGACAGTTATCAGTTTATTCTGTATTTATCTTCGCTTACATCagcttttttaattttgtttactttttatCTCTCGTACAAGTTTGCTTGA
- the PmUG01_07045200 gene encoding conserved Plasmodium protein, unknown function, with translation MFTARRDKMKQINIKNYIVKKMNIFCCNFLKVNKGYMHVLFTNEKKAYNKFFIFKSGMENEHSSKSKIVLFNIEEERNKIIRKKINNSLIGGVIISSLSICLIEINIISSLCGFVISAGLILFYIFYFLFYNSVILRAVLDIENKSLLLYPYMILKRKNLKKQIILSLHEINKVNKVNNYIQLYLKKPKIKIIPNFNLFIPLHIPRYNTSKTSKPQEIANSRDVLYPYDYNNLNISVFSQRKHMVNVPTIKKNVDGYPLNVAEENKLISLLSV, from the coding sequence ATGTTTACGGCACGAAGGGACAAGATGAaacagataaatataaagaattacATTGTAAAAAAGATGAACATATTTTGCTGCAATTTCTTAAAGGTAAACAAAGGGTACATGCatgtattatttacaaaCGAAAAGAAAGCttacaataaatttttcatttttaaaagtggCATGGAAAATGAACATAGCAGTAAAAGCAAAATAGTGTTATTTAATATAGAAGAGGaaagaaacaaaattataagaaaaaaaattaataactcACTTATTGGAGGTGTAATAATATCCTCACTATCTATCTGTTtaattgaaataaatataatttcaagTTTATGTGGCTTTGTAATATCTGCTggattaattttattttatattttttattttctcttttacaACTCCGTTATATTAAGAGCAGTATTAGACATTGAGAATAAAAGTTTATTGTTATACCCttatatgatattaaaaagaaagaatttGAAAAAACAGATTATTTTGTCATTGCatgaaattaataaagtCAACAAAGTTAATAACTACATTCagttatatttgaaaaagcccaaaataaaaattatacccaattttaatttgttcataCCTCTGCATATTCCTAGATATAACACATCAAAAACTAGCAAACCGCAAGAAATTGCTAATTCTAGGGATGTTCTATATCCATACGACTACAATAACTTGAACATCTCTGTGTTCAGCCAACGTAAGCACATGGTCAACGTGCCTACAATTAAGAAAAACGTCGATGGATACCCCCTCAACGTGGCTGAAGAGAACAAGTTAATTTCGCTGCTCAGTGTGTAG